The nucleotide sequence AAGAAGGATGTAAGTGTATGTTTTACTTTTGTGGACTGTATTCATACAGCTTATATATCTGTTGTTGTAGGTTAAATTATCTGCTCAAACTACTTTTAACAACTGCCAGCTGTACAATTGCGGGTAGTGAACTTATTGATGTTAACTATTATTGTAGGATGTGATATACCTAAACTTAGTGACAATGAATGTGTCAGAAGATAGTTACTCGTATGAGTGTAGGATCATAGACTATAAGCAGAACTCGGAAATTGACGACCCTTGTTTGCCATAGCTCTCTAGATCTTAGTTAGCTGTTTTTTGTAGCGGACACCATGACTTCTAGAACCATTTCCTATTAGAGAATGTCCGACGATGACTTTCTTAattttttcaatatttttattcgAAAATTAAATCAACCTTCGTATCATGTGGTGGTTATTGCTGCTGTCTATGTAACTCATGATGCTGGGTTTTTTCCTAGTTCCTATACAATTCATCTCCTGAGTATCGATTTCTCTTTTTTGTTGAAATTTAACACACAGTTCTAAGTCAAAAAGGCATTAATTCGTTGAACAAAGCATTAGCTGTTATGTAACTATAAGTACCAAAATCTCAAAATAGTAGTATGCCGATTCTACCTgaataatgtaataataacatcttgGCTCTCAAGGCCATGATATTGGTAGGAAACGTACCTCTAAAACAACAAACATATATAACTCCCTGTTCTTCATGTTTTATAGTTTGAATAGAAGATTCCTGTTTTGTTAAGTTACCTACAATCTTTTGAGATTTAATGTGATAACATCTTTTGAGTCTTTAAACGGTTAGTAATATACTTTAATGTTTAGGAGTTGAATGAGCATCATGAAATGTCTATGTATTCTGTAAATATGAAGCAGGTGACTTCTCAAAAGGCAATGTCATTACCTACATCTCCCCATGAGTTCAGGCATACAGCTTCTTCAAGGCGACCTCCCATTTCTGATGGCATGGTTGGTGATGAAACAGTCTCAACGTGGAATAAAATTTTGGACTCCCCCATGTTTCAAAATAAGCCTCTCTTGCCTTATCAAGAATGGCATATTGATTTTTCAGAAATTACAGTTGGCACTCGAGTCGGAATAGGTAATTACTCTTTTATATATCTACTCTTCATCTATTGACAGTATATCTATCCGTAAGCTGTAACCTTTATTTCATTCTTTTTGATAAGCTGTATATTAAACCAGACTATAACCAATCTGGCTGACATGCCAAATTTTCAGAATTTTAATTCCCGCATTACAGACCTGAGTTTAGCTCTCTGCCACTAAATAAGGTTGTAAAATTTGCTAGGTTTAATCAGCCAAGTCGAGATTTATCAGATTGGACTTTTttacatttaaataataaatttcaaaattatatgtttacatataaaaaAAGAACCATAAACGTAACCAAAAATAAACTTTAACTTATTGTCTAGAAACATAGACATAGTCGTTCAAATACTCCAGAATCCTAATTTAATTCATATTAAAATCTTGACCAACTATGACTTTGACCGACTAAATTCGACTTTTGACCAATTTTGACATGTTGGCTGGTGTTGATGGATTACTTTGACATATTCCGGCCAAGTCGGGACGGCTCGTCGGTACATGTTCAGATGGGGTTTATTATGTGGTGAATGCCTAAATAAATCTGGCTCAGGTGGGTAATGAAAGAAATTTTGACTGTTACATCAAAGAACATCTTCATAGAAGGCATCTAGTTTTTAGCATTTTAAATTAGTGTCATGTATGCTTTAGAGTTTTATCTACTGCATTTTGTGTAATGTATAAGAAGCACTTTCATCAGAAGTCTGTTTTGATATGCTTATTTTTTGGTAGGTGTTGTAGGCTTCTTATCTTAGTTCTTTCCTGTCACTTGCATTACTTGAAAGTTATGGCATCTTCTTCGTACAATCTGTTCACATATTCGTTGTGTTTCATAATTTTGTATCAGGATTCTTTGGTGAAGTTTTTCGTGGCATTTGGAATGGGACAGAGGTAGCCATAAAAGTATTTCTGGAACAAGATCTAACAGAGGAGAACATGGAAGATTTTTGCAATGAAATTTCCATCCTCAGGTATCTATTACtcgtaggggtgttcatcggtttggtttttggtttttcggtttatttggttcggttttttcggttttgaaacttGTAAAATCAAAAACGAAAACCAAACTGaaaccaaatttaaatatcaaaaccaaaaccgaaccgaaaaccgaatttgatttcggttaaaactgaaaatcactaaaaataaaaatcctaaccagcataaacttacatataaattaGAAATAACGGTTTCGGTTTCGATCGATCCGAAAACCATTTAAAAAATTCGGTTTGGCTTTTTTGGGTTTGGATTCGATTTGATATTCGGTTTAATCGGTTTGAAACCAAATGGTGCACATCCCTATCTATTAGTAACTGATAGTTCTGACTTCATTTATTCGTTTGTACAATTCTAACTTCACTTTTATTTGTGTGTTTGGTGTTTGACAGTCGTCTTCGACATCCAAATGGTATGTCTCTCTCTTTTTTCTGTATATTATTTGTTTAAACACAGAATTCAGGGTAATGAAATGTATAATACTTGCAATAAACTGATTAAATAACTGAGTTCATACTGCTTTGCAATTGCAATATGCTGATAAATTTCATGATTTTTTTTCCAGTTATATTGTTTCTTGGAGCCTGTACAAGACCGCCACGCTTATCCATGGTTACAGAGTATATGGAGATGGGATCGTTATATTACCTGATCCATTTAAGTGGTCAGAAAAAGAAGCTCAGCTGGCGAAGAAGGCTGAAAATGCTTCGTGATATATGCAGGTTAGTCGATATTTTGCACTAATATTATCAAAAGTAGAATGCTGTTTTCAATGGCAATGAAATTCAAACATTTTGGTAGACTTTCAAGAGTAAAAAACTATTAATTACCTATGCTTTTTCACCAACGTGGGTGGGTAACGACTTGATATGCGTACTGTCGAACAATGGCACAAAGCTATTATTTCGGTACAGGCTGGTGTTGGCTTGTTCCGAAGCACTTTCTGTTTACATGCTTACTTTTTATGTAAAAATTTAGTTCATcaaatattattttaaaatttatctaTATCCATCACAGTCTAGATTTTTGATATAATAATTCAAGATTTTATATGCATCAAAAGTATATTTTTGGTACTGTAAATCAATAACCTGTTTGACCCACCCAATTCTTTTGAGCTATTTTATTTTATTAGATCCTTTTGATATGTTGGATAAATAAACATAATACGAATCTTTCCAATTCCCATGCATAAGTGAATGGATCGAATTGCAGTCTGTAATTCATAGAAGTTGAGTTAGATTGCATGTATCAAAAGCTTTCAGCTTTCTCTCGCACACTCCTTTTGTTTGCTGGGTATGTAGGGTATATTAGTTTCATATAAATGTCAACTTTTGACATGATTTCATCTTATCTTTTTCCCTTTTTGCATATAATAAATTAAAAGAGGATTGATGTGCATTCACCGAATGAAGATAGTTCACCGCGATATAAAAAGTGCAAATTGCCTTGTGAATAAGCATTGGACCGTCAAGATATGTGATTTTGGGCTCTCAAGAATGATGACTGAATCACCCATGAAAGACACCTCATCAGCTGGCACCCCTGAATGGATGGCTCCAGAACTTATCCGAAATGAACCTTTCACTGAGAAATGTGATATTTTCAGTCTTGGAGTTATCATGTGGGAATTGTGCACGTTAAATCGTCCATGGGAAGGTTTGCCTGCTGAGCGGGTTAGTTTTATTAACTGCCTACTAAATTTTCATACTTCAAATATTTGTTTAACAAAGTTCATCAAGTTGAAATATGGGTGGGTTAGTAAGGTTACGCTTGGTTTCCCGTAAAACAGGACCGTGTTGTACCGAAACACTTTTTGTGCGAATCGTGAAATTAATAAGTGTCAAAAAGATaatattatttcaataattatGTACTTTCCTTAAATAAAATGATTTATGAGGTTTTATGCATGACATACACTTTGGTTGACTTTCTACTTAAAATACAAACTCTGGTCTGTTAGTCAACACATTCATATGTAAGTGGGTTGAAGCTGCCACCTCTATAAGTTATTGGTCACAATGGTCACCTAGTAAAGCAAAATTTTATAAACAAAATCTTGTTTTAATCTGGTAGCTTTTTAGCCAACAATTGTTCTATGTAACTCTTAGAAACAAATGCGTCTGTGAATCTATTGTAAAAATCATATAATGATATTCATCTCATGTGTTCTCAAGAGAGCTTAATGTTCGATACTATGCTGTTTAGGTCGTTTTTTCTGTTGCCAATGAAGGTTCACGATTGGAGCTTCCGGAAGGTCCCATTGGCAGGCTAATTGCTGGTACCTTTCTATCTTTTCTGTGTTTTATTTGTTGGCAAATATCAAGACTTTCCTTCTTATGATCTAAAAGTAAAAAATTCTCCTAAAAGTTGCAACATTTGATTCTAAGAAACAGCACTAATGCAGTGACTGTTTGTCAAGGCCAAACAGGTGGGTTGGGTAATGGTTCTAAACCAATGATCTATTTACACATTGATTCTTCAGGTGTAGTTAACaacgattcaaaaattattaactataaaTTCAATGACAGTTCCTTCTATATgtgaaattaatattaatattaatattaatattaatactataccATATACTATTAAGGGAGGTCTTTTTGGTCGTTGCATGTGATTTTAGTTGTCGTTTTGGATTAAACTACAACGTATGGCTTGGTTCAGTGCTGAATAATGTTGAACCATTTAGCATTCATCGTGTTTGTTTTTGACCGACATATGATGTTGAATGGTTttgcattcagtgctgaaccattcagtgTTGAATGCTGAGCTATTCATCATTCATTGCGTTTGTTTCAGACCTCTTAATGACATATGATGCTGAGTGGTTCAACATTCAGTGATAAACCATTCATAGTTGAAACACACTTTTGACCATTAAGCACGTAATATCCTACTTAAGTCATATCCCGAACATTTATCAAACAAGTATATTTAAATTTTTTATTCATATAAAGCGTTAATAAGGTAAAATAGTATATTGAACTTTTTATTCTTATAAAGCGTTGATACGGTAACTTTACCTCATTCATAttgtttatttaaaattattatcaaacAACATATATTGTCATTTAGATCCAAACTCATTTAGAATCTTTAAATCATTTAAATTATAAATCATTCAACGTTAaattattcagttttatcaaaTGCACTCTAAGTCTACTTATTTGAAATATATCCCCTGCAAATGTATTTGAGAAACTGTCCATATTTTTTGTTAATGTAAACTCCTAAATTATGCCGTGTTATATTTTTGATTTTGATCGAGTATAAACAATCTTGCAGATTGCTGGGCAGAACCACATGAGCGACCAAGCTGTGAGGACATCCTCACTCGTCTACTTGACTGCGAATACACAGCTTGTTGATCTATTTAAATTGAAAGAGGATATTATTTATAAAGCTAAAAAATGACACAATAGAGGTTTTACATAACAGTTATCGGCTCATTTACTTACTTTCTGTATAAATATAGTTGCTTATAAAGAATCTACTGTTACTGGTAGAATTATAAATGTCACAACTCTTTTCAGGACTTCATTACATCTCTCCTTTTTAATAAAAATTTACTAGTAAACGGTTTTAAACATCTGTGAATTGAACTATCTGCTTAAACTTGCACCACTAAATATCAAGATCAATGTATCTTTTAAGCAACTACATATTAAGATTCAACTTCATGCTATTTTTGCACTTCAAATATTGTTTTCTAATCCAAATTGACAATTTGATTACTTGCCAAATTTCCAAAAGATGAGAACAGAACAGAATTGGCAATGCACTACAAACAAACATAGAAATGGCAAAACAGGATTTAGATATTAAGATCCAACAATTATTGAATTTAAAAAAATCTTAGAATTACAGTTAACATTTTATTCCAGATTCGCTACATCTTATTCTTGAACCTTGTATCATTCGTTTCAGTCTTCGATATGACGCCTATTCAATGCATCTTCAAAGCGACTACATGAATCAGCTCTCATTTCAGTACTCATATCATTCTCAGGTGCCGGATAATAATCTTCTCTAACCTGAACATCTCTTAAATTCGGAATCCTTAAAAGAAAATTCAAAAAATGTTCATGAGCTGTTCCATGAATAAACAGTTTCCTCAACGCAACACATTCCTGGAGCAACCCAGCTGCAGGCAATGATAAGCTCCTCTGGTTCACATCTTTGTCTTGCGGTGGCCAATAATCGAGTTCAATTAGGCCCAAATTCCCGATCCCATACAAATAAAACCGTTCCCATACACTTAAATCCAACCGACCCGATGGTGCAGTGTGTGCATACCCAATTGTTTCACCACAATCCAATTGCATCTTTACTAGTTTCGGGTAGATTGCTAAGTAACTCAGCCCAAATTCGCTTGGTTGAGGTTTTGCAAAATCCCTACAATCACCTTCCACTTTGATGAAAATTTCTTCTAAATTCGGACAATCTTCAAGTCCCAAAGATAACAATGGTGTCAAAAGCTCACCAACTGAAAACCAAAGCGACAGATGCTCGAGTTTCTCCCATGGTTTCTGTTGAAACCCGTTGCTCAAATCATTTAAATCAATATCAAGTTTTAATTTTTTCCTCTTATGACCCAACTCATCATCATAGTTGCAATCAATTTCAATCTCATCTTCATCACTATCATCAAAAACACAATCAATGTGAAGCCTTTGAATCCGATCTTGAATTGGCCCCAATGCTTTTAACGAACTCTTTGCACCTAAATTCTTACAACACGAAATCTTGACATCAACTAATGTTCGTTTCAACAAACAAACAAAAGTCCGCATTCCATGAACCGTGATATTCTTACACCCTTGAACTTCAAACTTAACCAACTTTGAACATCCTCGAGCGATCGCAATCAATCCCATATCATTCAAATCAGCAACATTCCTAATAGATAACGATTCAATCCGTTGACACAAAGCGACTCCGTCCAATTTTGACTCAATGGGCATCGAAATCCCATGAAAATTACCAAGCTTTAATCGCTTAATTTTAGGACATTTGGAGTTCAAAATCTCCAAAGCAGGACCACAATCTCTCACATTATTACAAATATCAAATACAAGTTCTTCCAATAACGGAAGCCCCGAAAACATCTCA is from Rutidosis leptorrhynchoides isolate AG116_Rl617_1_P2 chromosome 10, CSIRO_AGI_Rlap_v1, whole genome shotgun sequence and encodes:
- the LOC139871754 gene encoding F-box protein MAX2 homolog A, giving the protein MTTTINDLPDVILSNIIAAVSDIRTRNSASLVSHKWLLLDRSTRTSLILRGNARDLHMLPSCFRSVTHLDLSLLSPWGHPLLSSVTDPALFARLLSQSFPNVQSLIIYSRNPNAIELLASQWPTLRKIKLVRWHQRPQQQVYGADLTPVFDNCTQIDYIDLSNFYCWTDDIPAALRCYPLIASKLTLLNLLNSSFPEGFKSQEVGEITKFCPNLKEFMIVCMFDPRYPGFVGDETLVLISVNCPKLSVLHLADPLALANARADPDTQGFSTDDASITVATLIEMFSGLPLLEELVFDICNNVRDCGPALEILNSKCPKIKRLKLGNFHGISMPIESKLDGVALCQRIESLSIRNVADLNDMGLIAIARGCSKLVKFEVQGCKNITVHGMRTFVCLLKRTLVDVKISCCKNLGAKSSLKALGPIQDRIQRLHIDCVFDDSDEDEIEIDCNYDDELGHKRKKLKLDIDLNDLSNGFQQKPWEKLEHLSLWFSVGELLTPLLSLGLEDCPNLEEIFIKVEGDCRDFAKPQPSEFGLSYLAIYPKLVKMQLDCGETIGYAHTAPSGRLDLSVWERFYLYGIGNLGLIELDYWPPQDKDVNQRSLSLPAAGLLQECVALRKLFIHGTAHEHFLNFLLRIPNLRDVQVREDYYPAPENDMSTEMRADSCSRFEDALNRRHIED